A part of Bacillus rossius redtenbacheri isolate Brsri chromosome 1, Brsri_v3, whole genome shotgun sequence genomic DNA contains:
- the LOC134527502 gene encoding uncharacterized protein LOC134527502 yields the protein MADEQNKYFLRERSRSVGEEYAAAQTSSSESHHTSSAGNSPVVTCEERLGRPTSPLIIEQENINDTVLHTIAPQDSTPTPPPVTLESLMQILLQTNAQMKQTDSKLEQNNTALTEKLEQNNTNLTAELRAGLEQTNAAMEQNNASLRNLEHSIEVRLLQQHEEIQQIAEQVSQYNSRVDGLESHVTSLRNMMANEHRGQANAREEVREHIQHLESRLSDIEVATATLRDRFENLSVQPSPTAASAVSIGQAQASECHGPTVPTLPTASKQQGGTECYTEHLPQEPSRVTPITHRPSSRTFVNTSSMDPATLIHHPAKHWAEAMPTFSGRVTENPIRFLKRFEEYAATFNLSETEVLKCLNSALKGQAFYWWEMLSATTSSYNHFQAIFRQQYWSLRIQSNLRAQLHTERYDPRKGTTLEAHLSTMFEKTRYLDLPMTDEEFVAAILTQLPLRYQKQLSGLTYRDVTEFRERLLNYDKLEKMDRTPAPKEDHERVPQQNRQPPLNNYWQNRDNKPRDNRQAAVHTMTWQPKGREQSSYGRYAASQRKGPYNKRKTWWSNARSYHSDEEMYQRKRKDDRNDNRRRSYSPEVRPPREFRDRRPRSSSEDEREYARKYRKTEEPRYQGRHEETQMPPHHYSPQTTENHGGQAHNSQFSGNKHYQNATFPPPFQAQHPGHQAAYYQRGEVNPVAAEFKAAVSSVAGPSNWNHNEQQQRVPGGRANQGTLN from the coding sequence ATGGCAGACGAgcaaaacaaatactttcttagagAAAGATCACGGAGTGTAGGGGAAGAGTATGCTGCTGCACAGACTTCAAGCAGTGAGTCGCATCATacatcatctgcagggaattcacctgtagtcacctgtgaggaaaggttagggcggcccacatCTCCCCTAATCATAGAGCAGGAAAACATAAATGACACTGTCCTACACACAATTGCACCCCAGGATAGCACTCCTACTCCACCACCAGTGACACTAGAGTCACTGATGCAGATCTTGCTGCAGACTAATGCTCAAATGAAGCAGACTGATTCGAAATTAGAgcaaaacaacactgctctcactgAAAAATTAGAGCAAAATAACACCAATCTCACGGCTGAGTTGAGGGCTGGATTGGAACAGACCAATGCTGCCATGGAACAGAACAATGCCAGCCTAAGGAATCTCGAGCACAGCATCGAGGTTAGACTCTTACAACAACACGAGGAGATTCAGCAGATAGCCGAACAGGTCTCCCAGTACAACAgcagggtagatgggttggaatcccacGTCACGTCCCTAAGGAACATGATGGCTAACGAGCACCGAGGGCAGGCCAATGCCAGGGAAGAGGTGCGTGAGCACATCCAACACCTAGAGAGCAGGCTCAGCGATATTGAGGTGGCCACAGCTACACTgagggacaggtttgaaaatctGTCTGTTCAACCAAGTcctacagctgcatcagctgttagtataggccaggcccaggcaagcgagtgccatggACCTACTGTTCCAACACTGCCCACCGCAAGCAAGCaacagggcggcaccgagtgctacactgagcacctGCCCCAGGAACCGTCGCGTGTCACCCCCATCACTCATCGGCCAAGTAGCAGGACGTTTGTAAACACGTCGAGTATGGACCCTgctactctgatccaccacccggctaagcattgggcagaggccatgcccacgttttcaggaagggttacCGAGAACCCTATACGGTTCCTGAAACGTTTTGAGGAATATGCGGCcacgttcaatctcagcgagACTGAGGTACTAAAGTGCCTCAACAGTGCGTTGaaagggcaggctttctactggtgggaaatgctgagtgcaaccaccagtagctacaaCCACTTCCAAGCCATCttccgccagcagtattggagtctgcggattcagagcaatctgcgtgcccagctccatactgagaggtatgaccccaggaagggcacaacgctggaagcccacctctcaacaatgtttgagaaaactagatacctcgacttgcccatgacggacgaggagttcgtagcggcaatactcactcagttgccgctgcgttaccaaaagcagttgtccggcctgacgtaccgagacgtcacagagttcagagagaggctcctgaactacgacaagctggagaaaatggacaggacgccagcacctaaggaggaccacgagagggtgcctcagcagaaccgccagccacccctgaataactactggcaaaacagggacaacaagccaagggacaaccgtcaggcagctgtccacactatgacgtggcaacccaagggcagGGAGCAAAGCTCGTATGGCCGTTACGCTGCGAGCCAACGCAAAGGCCCCTACAACAAGAGGAAGACCTGGTGGTCAAACGCAAGGAGCTACCATAGCGACGAAGagatgtaccagcgcaagagaaaggacgaccgcaacgacaaccgccgccgttcctactcgcctgaagtacggcctcccagggagttccgtgaccgacgcccaagatcctcgtctgaagacgagagagagtacgcgaggaagtaccgcaagacggaggaacctcgataccagggccggcacgaagaaacccaaatgccaccccaccattattccccccagacgacagagaatcatggcggccaagcccataatagccagttctctggaaacaaacactaccagaacgcaacgtttccgccaccattccaggcgcagcatccaggacatcaggctgcatactaccagagaggggaagtgaacccggttgcagccgagttcaaggctgcagtgtccagcgtcgcaggacccagtaattggaaccacaacgaacaacaacaacgtgttccaggtggacgtgccaaccagggcacgttaaactag